In Nicotiana tabacum cultivar K326 chromosome 21, ASM71507v2, whole genome shotgun sequence, one DNA window encodes the following:
- the LOC142175176 gene encoding uncharacterized protein LOC142175176 has product MWSRRQRGTAIGRIVTCYPPEGERYYLRLLLMNVRGPKSYADLYNVNRKCWDSFREAAEKRGLLHCDNNVIDYMSEAVNYQMPYSLRLNEEKDVQFERNIIVSKEDLLLQKKLNSEQRRAYNIILDRVYSDKPGAFFIDGPGGTGKTFLYRALLANIRSKDIDENFTSNISKQTTLATLIQDSKLIVWDEVSMAKKKMIEAFNTLLKDLMNTNILFGGKVVVFGGDFRQTLPVVRSGKKEDFICENLLYSDIWNDLEKLCLSENMRAKEDPAFLFSHGQVYVTLSRAIKILIHPPTPEDKDDHPTYSIVYEEVIQKAFP; this is encoded by the exons ATGTGGTCACGTCGACAACGAGGTACTGCTATTGGAAGAATTGTAACGTGTTATCCACCCGAAGGAGAAAGATACTATCTAAGGCTACTTTTAATGAATGTAAGAGGACCTAAATCATATGCAGACCTTTACAACGTCAATAGAAAATGTTGGGATTCATTTAGGGAAGCTGCAGAAAAGCGAGGCTTATTACATTGTGATAACAATGTAATTGACTATATGTCTGAAGCTGTGAATTATCAAATGCCTTATAGTTTAAGAC TTAACGAGGAAAAAGATGTTCAGTTTGAGAGAAATATAATAGTAAGTAAAGAAGATTTACTCTTACAAAAGAAATTAAACTCTGAACAAAGAAGAGCATATAATATTATTCTTGATAGAGTATATTCTGATAAACCAGGAGCATTTTTCATTGATGGTCCCGGAGGAACAGGAAAAACATTCTTGTATCGAGCTTTGTTAGCTAATATAAGATCAAAAG ACATTGATGAGAATTTTACATCTAATATTAGCAAACAAACAACATTAGCAACTCTAATTCAAGATTCAAAGTTAATTGTCTGGGATGAAGTTTCAATGGCAAAAAAGAAAATGATTGAAGCTTTCAATACTCTTTTAAAAGATCTCATGAATACGAATATACTCTTTGGTGGTAAAGTTGTAGTTTTTGGTGGAGACTTTCGGCAAACACTTCCCGTTGTTCGTAGtggaaaaaaagaagactttATTTGTGAAAATTTACTATATTCTGATATTTGGAATGATCTTGAAAAGTTGTGCTTATCAGAAAATATGCGTGCAAAAGAAGATCCTGCTTTTT TATTCTCTCATGGTCAAGTCTATGTTACTTTATCTAGAGCAATAAAGATACTGATACACCCACCAACGCCAGAGGATAAAGATGATCATCCTACCTACAGTATAGTTTATGAGGAAGTCATTCAAAAAGCATTCCcttaa